A genomic window from Mesosutterella faecium includes:
- a CDS encoding LexA family protein, with protein MAKPKSTAPAQEKKPTGRPRVAAELLETNLQVRVTKKLAQSCRELGGAKFMRPLLESAVRRAAALQKLAASKPAADDAGDPKLLAMTVQCGLPTPAGDYSERTLSLTDYFVRHKESTIIIEARGDSMVDAGIFDGDLLIIDRSIEPRSGDIVLAFLQGDFTLKQLQIVNGKPELHPQNSSGAYPIIRPGEYDDFMIEGVLVGSGRKYRH; from the coding sequence ATGGCAAAACCTAAATCCACAGCCCCAGCCCAAGAAAAGAAGCCGACAGGCCGCCCCCGCGTTGCAGCCGAGCTTCTAGAAACCAATCTGCAGGTGCGCGTGACGAAGAAGCTCGCTCAAAGCTGCCGGGAGCTGGGCGGCGCGAAGTTCATGCGCCCGCTCCTTGAATCGGCGGTGCGGCGCGCGGCAGCGCTCCAAAAGCTCGCGGCCTCAAAGCCCGCGGCGGACGACGCGGGCGACCCAAAGCTTCTGGCCATGACCGTTCAATGCGGGCTGCCCACGCCCGCAGGGGATTACTCGGAGCGCACCCTGTCGCTCACGGACTATTTCGTGAGGCACAAAGAGTCGACCATCATCATCGAGGCCCGGGGGGACTCCATGGTCGACGCCGGCATATTCGACGGGGACCTTCTCATTATTGATCGGTCCATCGAGCCTCGCAGCGGCGACATCGTCCTCGCCTTCCTTCAGGGCGACTTCACCCTCAAGCAGCTGCAGATCGTGAACGGCAAGCCAGAACTCCATCCCCAGAACAGCTCAGGGGCCTATCCGATCATCCGCCCCGGCGAATACGACGACTTCATGATCGAAGGCGTCCTCGTTGGTTCCGGCCGTAAATATCGGCACTAA
- a CDS encoding porin: protein MKKGLNAIFKATAIASMLAAGTALAAPTTTIYGVLDTGLVYTHLNLDNGADSTDTLSMGSGISKGSRWGLKGSEDINGAKVGFVLESGFDTDNGAYASAVGNRLFGREASVYASGRYGEIAAGRLQHLTAGFGSWGIAAKIISPFAHGWGGGYLGGYKTVFGFNSGRTDNALAYKTPTFGGATLYAAYSGKTDDLKNAAGVENKSSSDRYGGLAATWKHSALTLFGSAEWIAWSNTAAATRKADDGYAFTLGGNYKFAPVTVFLAGQYFDNMNGLPAPYELTRLKKGTDAITKGWGVLAGAMFPALAGSFKASLGYRDAELVNDSDYEAKRISASLAYQYNLSKRTYLYAGASYIRDKMDFGRSETKPSEFSLVSGLCTSF, encoded by the coding sequence ATGAAAAAAGGATTGAATGCAATTTTCAAGGCGACGGCGATCGCTTCGATGCTTGCCGCCGGAACAGCGCTTGCGGCTCCCACCACCACGATTTACGGCGTTCTCGACACAGGGCTCGTCTACACGCACCTGAACCTCGACAACGGCGCGGACTCCACCGACACCTTGTCCATGGGCTCGGGCATCAGCAAGGGCAGCCGCTGGGGGCTCAAAGGCTCGGAAGACATCAACGGCGCGAAAGTGGGCTTCGTGCTTGAAAGCGGCTTTGACACCGACAACGGCGCTTACGCTTCTGCGGTCGGCAACCGGCTCTTCGGCCGCGAGGCCTCCGTTTATGCGTCGGGACGCTACGGAGAGATCGCCGCAGGGCGCCTCCAGCACCTCACGGCGGGCTTCGGCTCCTGGGGCATCGCAGCGAAAATCATCAGCCCGTTCGCGCACGGCTGGGGCGGCGGATACCTGGGCGGCTACAAGACGGTCTTCGGCTTCAACTCGGGCCGGACCGACAACGCCCTCGCCTACAAGACGCCCACTTTTGGAGGCGCCACCCTTTACGCCGCCTATTCCGGAAAGACCGACGACCTGAAGAACGCGGCCGGCGTCGAGAACAAGTCCTCCTCGGACCGCTACGGCGGCCTTGCGGCGACCTGGAAGCACAGCGCACTCACGCTCTTTGGCTCGGCCGAGTGGATCGCCTGGAGCAACACCGCCGCGGCCACCCGCAAGGCCGACGACGGCTACGCCTTCACGCTGGGCGGCAACTACAAGTTCGCCCCGGTCACGGTGTTCCTCGCGGGGCAGTACTTCGACAACATGAACGGGCTGCCCGCGCCCTATGAGCTCACGAGGCTCAAGAAAGGGACGGACGCCATCACGAAGGGCTGGGGCGTGCTCGCGGGCGCGATGTTCCCGGCTCTAGCCGGGAGCTTCAAGGCCTCGCTGGGCTACCGCGATGCCGAACTCGTGAACGACTCGGATTACGAGGCGAAGCGCATTTCCGCTTCTCTGGCCTATCAGTACAACCTCTCCAAGCGGACCTACCTCTATGCAGGCGCGAGCTACATTCGCGACAAGATGGATTTCGGCCGCTCTGAGACGAAGCCGAGCGAATTCAGCCTTGTGTCCGGGCTCTGCACGAGCTTCTAA
- a CDS encoding LysR family transcriptional regulator, protein MADDPLFNLDLWKVFVTAAGSRTFHEAGRKLGLDATSVGRKIGKLELGLGFQLFSREGKEPSLTAMGRTALGHARQLLYVSGKTIEEIKEGVPLPGQKLHILASTGFSNVFLRRAITLFSESHPECSFVHESLSSSESYFERLGKGVDLIVTAYKADIPGVAMRVVSRHKKLCCASPGFVQRHGSLNHPDDLRPFSLAGNAHFLQGISFRQKRTGATYKGELSFKILSDNSLLLADWAAAGNGIFVGCPATLASEYIRDGRLKVILQDWELPELRGYAYTSLVESKSPDSLVLQLIDVMASAGREITRLAL, encoded by the coding sequence ATGGCAGACGATCCGCTTTTCAACCTCGACCTTTGGAAGGTTTTCGTCACGGCGGCCGGATCGCGCACCTTTCATGAGGCGGGCCGGAAGCTGGGGTTGGATGCGACCAGCGTGGGTCGGAAAATCGGAAAACTCGAGTTGGGGCTGGGCTTTCAGCTTTTCAGTAGGGAGGGGAAAGAGCCTTCGCTTACGGCCATGGGTCGGACAGCGCTTGGCCACGCGCGGCAGCTCCTTTACGTCTCTGGGAAGACGATTGAGGAGATAAAGGAAGGCGTGCCGCTGCCGGGGCAGAAGCTTCACATTCTCGCCTCGACCGGCTTTTCAAATGTCTTTTTGAGAAGGGCCATCACGCTTTTTTCCGAGAGCCATCCGGAATGCAGCTTCGTGCACGAATCCCTAAGCTCGAGCGAGTCCTACTTCGAGCGGCTGGGGAAAGGAGTCGATCTCATCGTTACCGCCTACAAGGCCGATATTCCCGGGGTGGCGATGCGGGTGGTGTCCCGGCATAAAAAGCTGTGCTGCGCCTCTCCCGGTTTTGTTCAAAGGCACGGCTCTCTCAATCATCCTGATGATTTAAGGCCATTTTCCCTCGCGGGGAACGCCCATTTCCTTCAGGGCATCTCTTTTCGGCAGAAAAGGACCGGCGCAACCTACAAGGGAGAGCTCAGCTTCAAAATCTTGTCCGACAATTCGCTTCTGCTTGCGGACTGGGCGGCCGCGGGAAACGGGATTTTTGTCGGATGCCCTGCAACTTTAGCATCGGAGTACATCAGAGACGGAAGGCTCAAGGTCATTCTTCAAGACTGGGAGCTTCCGGAGCTTCGCGGCTACGCCTACACCTCTCTTGTCGAGTCTAAGTCACCAGATTCGTTGGTTCTTCAGTTAATAGACGTCATGGCTTCCGCAGGACGGGAGATCACAAGGCTCGCTCTGTAG
- a CDS encoding DUF3427 domain-containing protein, with amino-acid sequence MTERHDSVDGVDKRLLEGFSTSFLNESAVYSDPAYRAKFLSNEPRRNIHVYVALQDELRRSSEFFFSVAFFTEAGLSFLKGDLQDFVCRGGRGRILVSDFNYFNKPKDLRRLLEMVESLNAFAREKNQEGSVSPAIEAKLFRCSSEEGFHTKGYVFKAGGLYRMIVGSSNLTSPALTENREWNVRLVGKREGEVTERLVSEFESLWASPLSFSLKTELPRYEKDWEEKRPIFVPRPQKTPAPEQAAIEPNDMQRRVVDSVYQLYREGKKRALLISATGTGKTYASAFTVKKIAPRCVLFLVHREQIARQAMASFKRVLGGGFGDFGLYSGHRHDSGAKYTFATMQTMSKDENLAAFGPEAFDFIIIDEVHRAGAASYQKIMSFFKPRFWFGMTASPDRPDGFDIYKLFDNNIAYEIHLQTALENDLLCPFHYYGITDLEVDGEKIEDERSFNLLTSDVRVEHVLREARYFRFSGERVKGLAFCSTNRECEELARKFTERGVPSEALSGEDSQEERAAMVERLEHGEGPARLDYIFTVDIFNEGVDIPEVNQVLLLRPTESPIIFIQQLGRGLRKAKGKDYVVVLDFIGRYKTNYLIPIALSGDRSYNKDNLRRFVAETRKYLPGASTIHFDRIVERRIFSSIDSAQTNSIQILKESYRTLKFKLGRIPRLVDFELHNAVDVQKFFENKSLGSYYAFLKAYDNDYKVRLSPEAEQMLTFWCSKLGNSKRVSEALVLEDLLQGRDHVMARLREMLWKSYGINASGQHLKNVGLVLTNRFCKNSLDQERTSACVFLEPEGGDYRISTRFKAALQANPEFRGLLLELVQYMKRRYNSEYRDRYKDTDFALYSKYTYEDVGRLLNWSHNMPAQNIGGYFYDEETKTLPVFVNYEKSEEAIAYEDRFESERILIALSKTKRRVDSPDADHMFKRTPEDRGNRIYLFVRKNKDDKEAKSFYFLGEMNAVGDPAPVRLQTGDAAFEIRYELEHPVREDIYDYLTNDFESSNEEN; translated from the coding sequence ATGACTGAAAGACATGATTCTGTAGACGGTGTGGACAAGCGCCTGCTCGAAGGCTTCAGCACGTCCTTTCTCAACGAATCGGCGGTTTATTCCGACCCCGCGTATCGTGCGAAGTTTCTTTCCAACGAGCCTCGGAGAAACATTCATGTCTACGTCGCGCTCCAGGACGAGCTGCGGCGAAGCAGCGAGTTCTTCTTCAGCGTCGCCTTTTTCACCGAGGCGGGACTGAGCTTCCTCAAAGGGGACCTGCAGGACTTCGTCTGCCGAGGCGGTCGAGGCCGCATCCTGGTTTCGGACTTCAACTATTTCAACAAGCCCAAGGATTTAAGGCGGCTTCTGGAAATGGTGGAGTCGCTCAACGCTTTCGCGCGCGAAAAGAACCAGGAGGGTAGCGTCTCTCCCGCGATTGAGGCGAAGCTCTTTCGCTGTTCCTCTGAAGAAGGCTTTCACACGAAGGGCTATGTCTTCAAGGCGGGCGGCCTCTACCGGATGATTGTCGGAAGCTCAAACCTCACGAGCCCCGCGCTTACGGAAAACCGAGAATGGAACGTGAGGCTCGTGGGAAAGCGCGAAGGGGAGGTGACTGAACGCCTGGTCTCGGAGTTCGAGTCCCTCTGGGCGAGTCCTCTAAGCTTTAGCCTCAAGACCGAGCTGCCGCGCTATGAAAAAGACTGGGAGGAGAAGCGGCCGATCTTCGTGCCGAGGCCGCAGAAGACTCCAGCTCCCGAGCAGGCCGCGATCGAACCCAACGACATGCAGCGCCGTGTGGTGGACAGCGTCTATCAGCTTTACCGCGAAGGCAAGAAACGGGCGCTGCTCATTTCCGCGACCGGGACCGGCAAGACTTATGCCTCCGCCTTCACAGTGAAGAAAATCGCTCCACGGTGCGTCCTTTTCCTCGTGCACCGCGAGCAGATTGCGCGGCAAGCCATGGCTAGCTTCAAGCGGGTGCTGGGCGGCGGCTTCGGCGACTTCGGGCTCTACAGCGGCCACCGCCATGACAGCGGCGCGAAATACACTTTCGCCACCATGCAGACGATGTCGAAAGACGAAAACCTCGCGGCTTTCGGGCCGGAGGCGTTCGACTTCATCATCATCGACGAGGTGCACCGGGCGGGAGCGGCAAGCTACCAGAAAATCATGAGCTTTTTCAAGCCCCGGTTTTGGTTTGGCATGACCGCGAGCCCCGACCGCCCCGACGGCTTTGATATCTACAAGCTCTTCGACAACAACATCGCCTACGAGATCCACCTGCAGACGGCGCTCGAAAACGATCTGCTCTGTCCCTTCCACTACTACGGCATCACGGACTTGGAAGTGGACGGTGAAAAAATCGAGGATGAGCGGAGCTTCAATCTCCTCACGAGCGACGTCCGGGTGGAGCACGTGCTGCGCGAGGCCCGCTACTTCAGGTTCAGCGGCGAGCGGGTGAAGGGTTTGGCTTTCTGCTCGACCAACCGCGAATGCGAGGAGCTCGCCCGAAAGTTCACCGAGCGGGGCGTTCCTTCCGAGGCTTTGTCGGGGGAGGATTCTCAGGAAGAGCGCGCCGCCATGGTCGAGCGCCTCGAGCACGGCGAGGGGCCCGCTCGGCTCGACTACATCTTCACAGTCGACATCTTCAACGAAGGCGTTGACATCCCGGAAGTGAACCAGGTGCTTTTGCTGCGCCCGACCGAAAGCCCGATCATCTTCATTCAGCAGCTGGGTCGCGGGCTTCGCAAGGCCAAAGGGAAGGACTATGTGGTCGTGCTCGACTTCATCGGGCGCTATAAGACCAACTATCTGATCCCCATCGCGCTTTCGGGCGACCGCAGCTACAACAAGGACAACCTTCGGCGTTTTGTGGCGGAAACGAGAAAATACCTGCCGGGAGCATCCACCATCCATTTCGACCGGATTGTGGAGCGGCGCATCTTCTCTTCGATTGATTCAGCCCAAACCAACAGCATCCAGATCCTCAAAGAGTCCTACAGGACGCTCAAGTTCAAGCTTGGGCGGATCCCGAGGCTCGTCGATTTCGAGCTGCACAATGCGGTCGACGTTCAGAAATTCTTTGAAAACAAAAGCCTGGGGTCCTATTACGCCTTTTTGAAGGCTTATGACAACGATTACAAAGTGAGGCTCTCGCCCGAGGCCGAGCAGATGCTCACCTTCTGGTGCTCGAAGCTCGGAAACAGCAAGCGAGTTTCTGAAGCACTCGTCCTGGAGGACCTTCTGCAAGGCCGCGACCATGTGATGGCCCGCCTTCGCGAGATGCTTTGGAAGAGTTACGGGATCAATGCTTCTGGTCAGCACTTGAAGAACGTCGGTTTGGTGCTTACCAATCGGTTCTGCAAGAACAGCTTGGATCAGGAGCGGACTTCGGCGTGCGTTTTTCTTGAGCCCGAAGGCGGTGACTATCGGATTTCGACCCGGTTCAAAGCCGCTCTCCAGGCGAACCCTGAGTTTCGCGGCCTGCTCTTAGAGCTCGTGCAGTACATGAAGCGGCGCTACAACAGCGAGTACCGGGACCGCTATAAAGACACTGATTTCGCGCTTTACAGCAAGTACACCTACGAAGACGTGGGCCGGCTACTCAATTGGTCGCATAACATGCCCGCCCAGAATATCGGCGGCTATTTCTACGACGAGGAAACGAAAACGTTGCCGGTGTTCGTGAACTATGAGAAGTCCGAAGAGGCGATCGCCTATGAGGACCGCTTCGAGTCCGAGCGCATCCTGATTGCGCTTTCGAAGACGAAGAGGAGGGTGGATTCGCCGGACGCGGATCATATGTTCAAGCGCACGCCGGAGGATCGGGGCAACCGGATCTATCTGTTCGTACGCAAGAACAAGGACGACAAGGAGGCGAAGTCATTCTATTTCCTGGGCGAAATGAACGCCGTGGGGGATCCTGCGCCCGTGAGGCTGCAGACCGGCGACGCGGCCTTCGAGATCCGCTATGAGCTGGAACACCCGGTTCGCGAAGACATTTATGATTATTTAACCAATGATTTTGAGAGCAGCAATGAAGAGAATTGA
- a CDS encoding IS1634 family transposase, whose product MEYVYICESFRDPLTRKPTSRVLTSYGNKKKLLEKDPDAMEKIQKHAEQLRADSSLYSQTIQETVLSRVAAPSAANRRPDCRTCTPAPYRLLWEQLGISNYFQNYRHNYRIGWDVDKTIFFSVVSRLIAPSSKRSSWLNKERFVFDFSDLRLDRIYDSLDILADRKEAIVKKLNDGIGRLYKRDLTIALYDVTTLYFESFIEDGLRRRGMSKEHRTQETQVVLGLLVDAEGIPFNYEIFPGNTAEVHTLMEVVKKFSRDYGVQNVTVVADSGLNQYINLEALQESNFNFIVGFPPYIKLSVSDQQKLLDCDGWHWSSSPDDPRWGIKEMPLSIERTVVDKSSGQRRPVSLKATCIATYSAKRFEHDSQELELKWQRASDLVARGPAAVKAAGRSGYKAFIKPGTTKVELNSALYDKRRKWCGYMALLTNLDLQKHKPAEIYGLLRQLWRIENNFRMLKTDLRARPVFVWTDQHIRGHFVLNYIGLVLQRLLMKKLRESGLDVSGAELIRALESMKISRLKGLKKAQSFLYCCSNENAESLSVRNEKGDLLSLQEVCDKILNACGIEPLKDLETAESIRRKFHSRLPMA is encoded by the coding sequence GTGGAATACGTTTACATTTGCGAAAGCTTCCGAGACCCGCTTACCCGCAAACCCACCAGCCGTGTGCTGACCAGCTACGGAAACAAAAAGAAGCTTCTTGAAAAAGACCCGGACGCCATGGAGAAGATCCAGAAACACGCCGAGCAGCTCAGGGCGGATTCTTCGCTGTACAGCCAGACGATCCAGGAAACCGTCTTGTCGCGGGTCGCCGCGCCAAGCGCGGCAAACCGGCGGCCCGACTGCAGGACCTGTACGCCGGCACCCTACAGGCTTCTGTGGGAGCAGCTGGGAATTTCAAATTATTTTCAGAACTATCGTCACAACTACCGGATCGGCTGGGACGTGGACAAGACGATTTTCTTTTCCGTCGTTTCACGGCTGATCGCCCCTTCCTCGAAGCGCTCCTCCTGGCTCAACAAGGAAAGATTCGTCTTTGACTTCAGTGACCTGCGCCTCGATCGGATTTACGACAGCCTGGACATTCTGGCCGACCGCAAGGAGGCCATCGTCAAAAAGCTCAATGACGGCATTGGGCGGCTCTACAAGCGCGACCTGACAATTGCGCTTTATGACGTGACCACACTGTATTTCGAGAGTTTTATTGAAGACGGCCTGCGCCGCCGGGGGATGAGCAAGGAGCATCGGACCCAGGAGACCCAGGTGGTGCTGGGGCTTCTGGTGGATGCAGAAGGCATTCCGTTCAATTACGAAATCTTCCCCGGAAACACAGCCGAAGTGCACACCCTGATGGAGGTCGTGAAGAAATTCAGCCGGGATTACGGAGTCCAGAATGTCACGGTGGTTGCAGACAGCGGGCTGAACCAGTACATCAATCTCGAGGCGCTGCAGGAATCCAATTTCAACTTCATTGTGGGCTTCCCTCCCTACATCAAGCTGTCTGTGTCGGACCAGCAGAAATTACTGGACTGCGACGGCTGGCACTGGAGCTCCAGTCCGGATGACCCTCGGTGGGGAATCAAGGAAATGCCTTTGTCCATTGAGCGCACGGTCGTGGACAAAAGCTCCGGCCAGCGAAGACCGGTCAGCCTCAAGGCCACCTGCATAGCCACCTATTCCGCCAAACGCTTTGAACACGACAGCCAGGAGCTTGAACTCAAGTGGCAGCGTGCTTCCGACCTTGTGGCAAGAGGCCCCGCCGCTGTGAAAGCGGCGGGGCGAAGCGGCTACAAAGCTTTTATCAAGCCGGGGACCACTAAAGTTGAGCTGAACTCAGCCCTTTACGACAAACGCCGCAAGTGGTGTGGATACATGGCGCTGCTCACCAATCTTGATTTGCAGAAGCACAAGCCCGCCGAAATCTACGGCCTTCTGCGGCAGCTCTGGCGCATTGAGAACAACTTTCGGATGCTCAAGACCGATCTTAGGGCCAGACCTGTGTTCGTTTGGACAGACCAGCATATCCGTGGGCATTTCGTCCTCAACTACATCGGCCTGGTTCTCCAGCGGCTTTTAATGAAGAAGCTGCGCGAGTCCGGTCTTGATGTTTCAGGCGCGGAACTCATTCGGGCGCTGGAATCAATGAAGATCAGCAGGCTGAAGGGGCTGAAGAAGGCTCAGTCTTTCCTCTACTGTTGCAGCAATGAGAACGCGGAGTCGCTCAGCGTCAGGAATGAAAAAGGAGATCTTCTCTCTTTACAGGAAGTTTGCGACAAGATCCTTAACGCCTGCGGGATCGAGCCTCTGAAAGACCTTGAGACGGCTGAAAGCATCCGCAGGAAATTCCATTCTCGCCTGCCTATGGCTTAA
- a CDS encoding FAD-dependent oxidoreductase produces the protein MNISRRSFFLSSAGLTLGALAAEPALAWVTGRPEKTLETDVLVIGSGLSGTVSALSARESGAKVLMIDKAKEEFRGGNSRVCMGSFLMPRDGSEASRQAFVEDVSKKSLGGGRKDLYRLLADNVLDAVQWAEGHGAKFNPWLQSAPWRLGVRLASPGQYQGMPKLLSALYSEYRRLGGAALFETKAKRILLGSKGEIAGVICQTKAGLLEIRCKALILGTGGYSANRAMLEAAHPGGANILIRGNKWITGDGIALAQEIGAGTRGMAGVESLHLPVVYNGPSGRGSPTRALPYCVGINLQGRRFVDESQGYASFGKATLQQTRQTVALVFDEALRKKEKRIGMSIALFEKAKGGLIEANGCEELARKLGVPAAALRSTLEAFNRAVKADGSALEADPPRRSLASKLDLNGKLYAFFPLTPSITMDYGGLTINTKTQVTEQDGTPIRGLYAAGETVNLYYHDYHGGGILAQCLTFGRIAGQNAAQLAKR, from the coding sequence ATGAATATTTCAAGAAGAAGCTTCTTTCTAAGCTCCGCGGGCCTTACGCTTGGAGCGCTTGCGGCCGAACCCGCCCTGGCCTGGGTGACGGGGAGGCCGGAGAAAACCCTGGAGACTGACGTTCTCGTCATCGGCAGCGGCCTCTCGGGCACCGTTTCCGCTCTCTCGGCGCGCGAGTCCGGCGCCAAGGTCCTCATGATCGACAAGGCGAAGGAGGAATTCCGAGGCGGCAATTCCCGGGTCTGCATGGGCTCGTTTCTGATGCCGCGCGATGGCTCGGAAGCCTCCCGCCAGGCTTTTGTCGAAGATGTCTCAAAGAAATCGCTCGGTGGCGGCAGGAAGGATCTTTACCGCTTGCTCGCCGACAACGTCTTGGACGCAGTCCAATGGGCTGAGGGCCACGGGGCGAAATTCAATCCCTGGCTGCAGTCCGCCCCCTGGAGGCTTGGGGTGAGGCTTGCCTCTCCCGGTCAGTACCAGGGAATGCCAAAGCTCCTTTCCGCTCTTTACTCGGAATACCGCAGGCTGGGCGGCGCAGCCTTGTTTGAGACCAAGGCCAAGCGCATTCTCTTAGGCTCCAAGGGAGAAATTGCGGGCGTGATCTGCCAGACGAAGGCCGGGCTTCTAGAGATCCGCTGCAAGGCCCTCATCCTCGGCACCGGCGGCTATTCAGCCAACAGGGCGATGCTTGAAGCGGCGCACCCGGGCGGAGCAAACATTTTGATTCGCGGCAACAAATGGATCACGGGCGATGGGATCGCGCTCGCGCAGGAAATCGGCGCGGGGACCCGTGGCATGGCCGGCGTAGAGTCGCTTCATCTTCCGGTGGTCTACAACGGCCCCAGCGGACGGGGCTCTCCGACCAGGGCGCTACCATACTGCGTGGGCATCAATCTGCAGGGCCGGCGGTTTGTGGACGAATCCCAGGGCTACGCGTCCTTTGGCAAGGCGACGCTGCAGCAGACCCGCCAGACCGTCGCCCTTGTTTTTGACGAGGCGCTCAGAAAGAAGGAAAAGAGAATCGGGATGTCCATCGCCCTTTTTGAAAAAGCCAAGGGCGGGCTGATCGAAGCCAACGGGTGCGAAGAGCTTGCCCGAAAGCTCGGCGTTCCAGCGGCGGCCCTTCGCTCGACGCTCGAAGCCTTCAACCGTGCGGTGAAGGCGGACGGTTCGGCCCTGGAGGCTGATCCGCCCCGCAGGAGCCTCGCCTCGAAGCTGGATTTGAACGGAAAGCTTTACGCCTTCTTCCCGCTCACGCCTTCCATCACGATGGACTACGGCGGGCTCACGATCAACACGAAGACGCAGGTCACGGAGCAGGACGGGACGCCGATCCGGGGGCTTTACGCAGCCGGCGAAACGGTGAACCTCTACTACCACGACTATCACGGAGGCGGAATCCTCGCTCAGTGCCTGACGTTCGGCCGGATAGCAGGGCAAAACGCGGCTCAACTGGCAAAACGGTAA
- a CDS encoding IS1634 family transposase, with protein MATTEKPDYVIQFQKSKPRQTEIKKIGGRWYLYERFSKYDPEIKRSRKISGKCLGAITPEGLVKTTRRLAEPKPAVLNDVVAVGNEVYFWENTAPMRRRLRKYFPDLWRQIYTAVYVRSALDPRFRRLQSHYENSLFSYLCPGLSFQRPCIRDLLEQLGRSREAIRGYMREDLEDREAFILFDGHRILSASQTMTTAELGYDSKCRFKPQINLVYVFSLGEDTGMPLYYKQYAGSTPDVSCFSDLLRETSMNGKNYTVIADKGFASEDGFCQLEDDGLKYLLPLRRNCAAAADLIPESPRGYQKGFTYHSRSIQYSSFDCQDKASRLHIYFDPELYSDEMATATARMEAQNRTVGQARQAEENRRKKGKGRLTDAELEALRPVELSDIHDAHPAMGVIIIKTNRLDLEGEAVYYIYKQRQNIEQFFKTYSETLDFEASYMRGATQEEAWLFLNHLAAGFCVKTIEDIYSIGEGKNISYKDLTSGLEKIRAARLGKSWQMPPIKRSTARLCEKLGINVTAEKIEKLVAGTE; from the coding sequence ATGGCTACGACGGAAAAACCGGATTATGTGATTCAATTTCAGAAGTCCAAACCCAGGCAGACCGAGATCAAGAAAATCGGCGGCCGCTGGTATCTTTATGAGCGCTTCAGCAAATACGATCCGGAAATAAAGCGCAGCCGGAAAATATCCGGGAAATGCCTCGGAGCCATCACTCCCGAGGGGCTGGTGAAAACCACCCGCAGGCTCGCCGAGCCCAAGCCCGCTGTTCTGAACGATGTGGTTGCCGTGGGCAATGAAGTGTATTTCTGGGAAAACACGGCTCCCATGCGTCGGCGCCTCAGGAAATATTTTCCTGATCTTTGGCGGCAGATTTACACGGCCGTGTATGTCCGTTCGGCGCTGGATCCCCGATTCCGAAGGCTGCAGTCTCACTACGAAAACAGCCTGTTCTCCTACCTCTGCCCGGGCCTGTCCTTCCAAAGGCCGTGCATCAGGGATCTGCTCGAGCAGCTGGGCAGGAGCCGGGAGGCCATCCGAGGCTACATGCGGGAAGACCTTGAAGATCGGGAAGCCTTCATCCTTTTTGACGGGCACAGAATCCTGTCTGCCTCCCAGACCATGACGACGGCTGAACTGGGCTACGACTCCAAGTGCAGATTCAAGCCCCAGATCAATCTGGTGTACGTATTTTCGTTGGGCGAAGACACCGGGATGCCTTTGTATTACAAGCAGTATGCCGGGAGCACCCCCGACGTGAGCTGCTTCTCCGACCTGCTGCGCGAGACCTCGATGAACGGGAAAAACTACACCGTCATCGCCGACAAAGGCTTTGCGAGCGAGGATGGCTTCTGCCAGCTTGAGGACGATGGCCTGAAGTACCTGCTGCCCCTCAGGCGGAACTGCGCGGCAGCGGCGGATCTGATACCTGAGTCGCCCAGAGGCTACCAGAAGGGCTTCACGTATCACTCCCGCTCGATTCAGTACAGTTCCTTTGACTGCCAGGACAAAGCTTCACGGCTCCACATCTATTTCGATCCAGAGCTGTACTCCGATGAGATGGCTACGGCCACCGCCCGAATGGAAGCACAGAACCGCACCGTCGGACAGGCTCGCCAGGCGGAAGAAAACAGAAGAAAAAAGGGCAAGGGAAGACTGACCGACGCCGAACTGGAGGCTCTCAGGCCTGTGGAGCTCTCTGACATTCATGACGCCCATCCGGCGATGGGCGTCATCATCATTAAGACCAATCGGCTGGACCTGGAAGGCGAGGCTGTTTATTACATCTACAAGCAGCGCCAGAACATCGAGCAGTTCTTCAAAACCTATTCAGAGACCCTGGACTTCGAAGCCTCGTATATGCGCGGAGCAACCCAGGAGGAAGCGTGGCTGTTCCTGAACCATCTTGCGGCCGGCTTCTGCGTCAAAACCATCGAGGACATTTATTCCATCGGCGAAGGCAAAAACATTTCGTACAAGGACCTGACCAGCGGCCTGGAGAAAATCAGGGCGGCAAGATTGGGAAAATCGTGGCAGATGCCGCCCATTAAGAGGTCTACTGCCAGGCTGTGCGAAAAACTTGGCATTAACGTCACTGCCGAGAAAATCGAAAAATTGGTCGCCGGAACTGAGTAA